From the Rhinolophus sinicus isolate RSC01 linkage group LG02, ASM3656204v1, whole genome shotgun sequence genome, one window contains:
- the TSPAN19 gene encoding tetraspanin-19, giving the protein MLRNSKPLILKYFLTLVNGAFLVFGLSLMGFAAWLLLDRNNFITALDENNYLIVCIFRILIGTGSAVVLVCLLGYLGIHSEIRCLLILYAVLLMWAFGVQVVLSALIFIKKEEVHQVWHDEIDLVISQYGSEDMPEDIPKWTILNTLQKTLQCCGQHNYTDWIKNKNKENSEQVPCSCTNSTLKKWFCDEPLNAIYLEGCENKINTWYQANALTLIGINFGLLVTEVLQISLTVSFLRHIKNRIYAEM; this is encoded by the exons ATGTTAAGGAACAGCAaaccattaattttaaaatactttcttacTCTCGTTAATGGAGCTTTTTTG GTTTTTGGACTTTCACTCATGGGATTTGCTGCATGGCTTTTATtagatagaaataattttatcacTGCTCTAG ATGAAAATAATTACTTGATAGTATGTATTTTTCGAATTTTGATTGGAACTGGATCGGCTGTTGTTCTGGTTTGTCTCTTGGGTTATTTGGGAATTCACAGTGAAATCAGATGTCTCCTAATACTG taCGCAGTGCTGTTAATGTGGGCCTTTGGTGTTCAGGTTGTACTTTCAGCACTAATCTTCATAAAGAAAGAGGAG GTTCACCAAGTATGGCATGACGAAATAGACTTAGTCATTTCTCAGTATGGATCTGAAGATATGCCTGAAGACATCCCAAAGTGGACTATTCTGAATACTTTACAGAAAACA TTACAGTGTTGTGGCCAACACAATTACaccgattggataaagaataagaataaagaaaattcagaacaGGTGCCATGTTCTTGCACGAATTCTACATTGAAAAAGTGGTTTTGTGATGAGCCACTGAATGCAATTTACCTAGAG GGTTGtgaaaacaaaatcaacacaTGGTATCAAGCTAATGCTTTAACATTAATTGGAATTAACTTTGGCCTTTTGGTTACAGAG